In Oncorhynchus masou masou isolate Uvic2021 chromosome 31, UVic_Omas_1.1, whole genome shotgun sequence, the sequence CTGGAATAACTGCTCTACAATCAATGGAGGATACCACTGTGACCCAGCATACACTGGAGGTAGGATGCAGTACAGACTGACTTTGTACATCTGATGCTgtggcttgtttaaaaaaaagatatatattctGCATGATGCTGATGATGCCTCTTGTCCAATTGTAAACTTATTTTGAAAGGATATACTGTAGACATGTATTTCTTGACCCTGTAAATTGAGTAGTGTGTTTGTGCATTCGATTCTTCTGAGGTGTGTCTTGAGAATAAGTTAAGCACTGTTGGTTGACTGAAAGATCAGTAGACAGTAAGACCTGGGAAGACCTGAACTGTGATTAACTATAACTGGCTTAAGCCCACCCATTCACCCTCTAGTTTACCGTGCCCCTGAAGGGCGTGTCAGGCGCCACTGTGACTCTACTGCCATCAAGGGGTGAGGATGTGAACCGAGAGTTTGCACTGTTCATAGGTTCTCCTCTGTATAAATAGTCATGGTGTGATGTCCATATTCAGGCTGCATGTTTGGGAGGCCATAGTGGTGGGATGAAGGTTTAGGGTGGGACTTTGTAGGATTTCTCAAGTGTTAGatctggggaggtgtgtgtgtgtgtgtggcagacagGGAGGCCTTGGACCACCCCATGTAGGACATAGTGTGCTGACAACCCTGGTCACGCCCATGTATCAGATTGTGTGTACAGCGAGATCATTAACAAAACGAGAGGTCAGCAGCCATGATTGTCTGAGACAGATTTAGACCAAAGCCAACAGTGGTTGGAGGGTAAGACTGCAAAAAGATTGCAACTAGACCATATTAAACGAAGTTATGACTGTGCATTACAtgacaaagtatgtggacacctgtttgtctaagatctcattccaaaatcatgggaattaatatgctgtatggacctcgctttgtgcattgtCATGAAACGGcaaagggccttccacaaactgttgccacaaagttggaagctcaGAATTgactagaatgtcattgtatgctgcagctttatgatttcccttcattggaactaaggggcctagcccgaaccatgaaaaacagccccagaccattattcctcctccaccaaactttacagttggcacaatgcattcggataggtagtgttctcctggcatccaccaaacccagatttgtccgtcggactgccagatggtgaagcgtgattcatcactccaggcaacatgtttccactgctccagagtccaatggtggcgagctttaccccactccagctgatgcttggcatggtgatcttaggattGTGCGTGCGGAtgttcggccatggaaactcatttcataaagctcccgacgaacagttcttgtgctgacgttgcttccagaggcagtttggaactcgatagtaagtgttgcaactgaggacagaagatttttacacgctacgtgAAATAACAGCAATTACATTTGACCAGGTCCGCTCTAGAAGGGTAGAAATTTTCTTGTGCCACATTGatggtcactgagctcttcagtaaggccattctactgacaatgtttgtctatggagactgcatggttgtgtgctcgattttgtttttatacacccgtcagcaacaggtgtggctgaaatagccaaatccactaatttgaagaggtgtccacatacttttgtgtgtatTTGCAATAGAATATCTTACAATTTCCAGAAACATGATTCTAGAGGCACTGTAATACTATAGAACTTGTGTTCAATTGCCTTAGAGACCCAGTACCACAGTGCTAACTGCAGTAGCCTCGAGCCCATCAGGCTCTAGCTAGCTGCCTGGTGATGTCATGTGTCTAGAATGTGCGGGTGGGTCTTGGGCCCCGGTGTGTGTTGTCAATGAGACAGGCAGTAGAGCCAACAGCAGGCTGAAGCCAAcatgctctctgtctttctctctcctcctctgccaggTGGATTCATGGAACAGCTTGTTTGATTTGCTTTCATTACACCACTGATTGACGCACTGTGTTTGTATAAGgaggcatgtgtgtttgtgttctgtgAGGAGGGAGGGATCGAGGGGAAGATAGTGGAGTCTGTACTCAAGTACACGGGGCCCGGCCCAGTCAATCAGTAGTGCTCAAAGGCCCCTGGAGTGCTTTACTGAGAAATCCGTACAGCTGGCATGCCTGGTCTGCGAGAGATAAACATGAGGACAGAGCATACTGAGTAACATGAGGCTCAGTATACTGAGAGGGCGGGATGGTGGTGGAGGCACGAGTGACGGTCACACCCACTGGGTGgccttttatttttaattttgcTATTAGCAGTTAAGTTATGTAGTTATGCGAAGTTTATATTCCACATGGGGATTGGTTTGTTTTGTCCATCTTGTTTGTACTTGACCTGCCTTTGCCCCTGAAATGGGAATCCAGTCTTAGTTTGTATGACAAATTAGTTGAGCAAAGTCCACACTAGGGATGCGCCTTACTGTATGTTAGTTATTACATGTCATGGACACACAACAGCTGGTATGATCTCTACTGTAGCCACAAGCTGGCACATTAATCTTTTATATGAAGCTTCAATAGTCAGGACTCAACAAAACTAGAACACTTAGAACAATTCTTCATTTTCCTGTTTTTGACTTTTCTGTGAAATCTGTCTGTATTTTTATATACATTCTAGAGTATAGACTCCAGTATAACATATTGTTGTACGGGTATACCCATGGCGCATATAATGGCAATACCTGTAGACACAAGTACAACGAGCGTTATTATGGTAGATATTCTGGCCCCAGAGGACCACATCTCACCAGAAAATCCCCAATGCCACAACGTCACAGCCTTCTGGTACCTGACAGGCAGCCCTGAAGCGAGGAAAGAAGAGAACATGTCTGTTTATCAACAGTATAGATGGAGATATTTATAGAACCCTAATATAGAGCAGGACAACCAAGGATAATGTAACCTATCATGTTTAGGCCTATACATGGAGTTATTGCATTACATATAGATTCCAGTATTCTCGTTATGAGAGCTGTTTGTATTGGGTTTTGTGTAATGCttttgtggatataaatagtgTTCGTCATATTGCTGTACAGTGGATGGGTTTGATAATGGTGTTGTTGGCAATTTCCTCTGCCATATCTCCGGTCTAGTGTGCTCTGCTCTGGGGTGAGTGCAGCATGGGGACAGACATAATTGTCGTTCTGGGTAACCTGACTCTTTGATGGCCTCATCGACTCCATTAAACCCTGTTGTCATTTCCCCGAACCTCTCATGAAAAGATGTATTAGTTTCCTGGAAAACTACAGGTGCATCATGGGAGATCTTCCAATGGTGTCAACTGAAGAAACATATGAATTAGTAATGTGTTTGCAGACTGAGTACTTTTGCTGGTGATGTTTGTGTAGTGGTTCAAGGTTGCTACAAAGCCAACTGTCTCCTTACTTCAACATTATTTACACATCTACTTCTTAGCTGCCGTCATTCATTCAGGTTTCTTAACCAATTTAGTGATGCTAAAGCAGTCTGAGCAGGGCCTCAAACCATTGGCTTCCTGATGAATGAAATACCTGTAAAAACAAGCACAGTAAGTTTTTGGACCTGACAGACTCAAATTCTGAGACATGGAGGATGCATGGTATATACTGAGACTGGAACCTTCTCCTCCTACTTGACTAAGGTCCGGGGGGGTGTAGCAGCATTAGCCACCAAAAGAGGACTGTAGCAGACGTAGCGAAACATGAGATGTGTGAGGACCGGCTTCAGATAGAGGGATAGCTGGCTTGGGAAACCTGAGTGGATGCAGGTTGCATGCATGACCCTCAGACAAGAAATAGACCCCCTTGGAAGTCCAGGCATTCCAGACGTAGATAGTGCTGTGGTTGTAGCGCTAACACACAGATTGGTGGGGGCAACGTCTCAAAGTCCCTGGCTGTCAATACAGGTTTCTAGAATGGGTTAACAGGGCTTTCTGTACTGTAGTAAGCTGGCCTTGGAGCAGTGGTCGGTAGCCAGAGGATCAATATGGGCCTGTGTGTATTACTGAGTACGCTACAATGCTTTCAGGAATAGAATATCTATGTAAGTACCATTATTATAAATCCATTAAGGATTCCAGGTAACTAAACAAGACTCATTTCGTGTCTGGCCAGACCAATATTTAGCTGATTAACAATTTGAGTTTCATTCTCATTAAGTGGTTGCTTTAGTGTGGCGACATCGGCATGATTCGTTTATCATGTTGTGTATAAAAAGTGAAGTTGATTTCTAGAAGTGAGTCTTATGTGTCCATGTACTGTATAGCCATGTATCCTGTGTGGTCCTCtgaagctcagttggtagagcatgtctcttgcaacaccaggatagtgggtttgggACCAACCATAATAAGAATGTCCACTTTGGATAGgatcatctgctaaatggcatattatcTAAATTGACTGACAagctccctctcttccctacAGAGTGGATCCAGGCAGTGCAGGCCCTGATGATCCTGTCCATAATCTTcagcttcatctctctcttcctgttcttcTGTCAGCTCTTCACCCTCCAGAAGGGAGGACGCTTCTTTGTCACTGGAGTCTTCCAGATCCTCGCCAGTGAGTAGCCATTTTGTCATCCAGGAAAACAAGACTGAAACAGACACATTCAGAAGTTTACACTACACTCTTCGAAGTATATGTGCCTGGAAGAACCTTTTGGGTTGCCACACCTGCAGAACCTTTCCACTTGAAACATGTTCCTCAAGCAACCCCTCTGAAAAGGTTATTTGAGGAACCCATGTGTAAATGTTCAAACCAGAACCTTTATGTGATTTAGAGGGGTTCAATTCTTAACCTTTTTATTGTAGAGGTGACAGCCTATCAGATTTTGAGGTGAGGCTTATTGGAGGCATAGCTTTCAGATAATTATTTTTGTTCACACTTTAGCataaatgtcattcctgttcaaATTTGTACACCGCAAATTAAAATGTTCCTTGATCATATTAGAATATGTAATATACATTCATCATTCTTGATTACATAGTGGTAACTATTTGAACTTTTTTTATGCTATTAAAGAACTCAAACTCCTCTGTTAGCTTCATTGAAACTACAGAACCATCAGTGTTCAACCTTAGCATGCAATGACAATAGAACAGATGAAatggaatgacatttactctaaCGGGTGACTAAGATATATTTTACAGCCACACCTCTACTCCAGGGTCCCTCCGTGAACCCGTTGCTACAATAGGGGGTTATCCCTTGTTTATTGTGTTCCGTGCCCTTTGGCTATGGATAGACACTTCTTCTAGTCTATTGTGTCAAAGGGCTGCCAATGTCAAACCTCCCAGGTTGGCACTGTAGACTGCCAGTGGGCACAGACGATCACACAAGTGGAAATGTCAAGACCGGCAATGTAGGGGGTGAACAACAAAATATCAACAAAGACCATGCCATGACATGCCAGTGTACAGTGGGCTGGGGAACTTGGAAGTAGACCAAGCTTCTAGATGAGGAAGTGAGAGGCCTGTTTATGGTTAAATAGCCACCATCTCCCCCCAATGCTGGCCAGCAGGGTTCATAGTAGGACACATTAAATAAAGCACAGATTGTGACGACACACAATTTGATCTTCAGGTTCAAATGGAATTGACTGTCTTGTATGTAAACATTTCCTCTCATCCTTTCCAGGTCTGTTTGTGATGAGTGGAGCAGTGATCTACACAGTGATGAGTCCGAACTGGGTGCCAGTATCGGAGGCCTTCGGCTGGGCTTATATCCTGGCCTGGGTGGCCTTCCCTCTGGCCCTGATCAGCGGACTCATCTATGTCATCTTGAGAAAACGGGAATGAGGCCATGTCCCCTAACCTCCACCCCGCCCTCTGCATTAACAATCACCCTAGGAGACTAAACTCAAAAGCCTGAGGACCTGTATACCTCACTGGGTCACAAGGCTGCTTCACCTAGGTCTGCACCGCACCCTAGGCGTAACCCCAAAAACACAACCACCAAAAATGACATAATGAAACAACCAATACtgtcaaatgtatatactgtagtatctatggTTTAAAACCTATTTATAACACATTTTACGTGTATGTACATAGTATTGTCGTGTTGCTCCGTTGACAAAAATATTCATATGAGCTTCATTTTAGCTGATAAAGTGCCTAAATATTTGTTTCTAATTATGAAATAATTAGACGCTGTTTGTTTCTCTCTATGTAACCCACCAAAAAACTATTTTAACCAAAGTGCATGTATTAAATATAGAGCTGGAAAGAATGTGTAACTGAGTTTGCTTTACAAAAACTAAAAGTGGTAACATCCAAATGATGGTTGTTAAAGGGATTCTCCAGTACTTTTTTAATActtttcagccagtagttttaaAAGTAGAGCTCACGATCCAAAAGTGGCCCCCGAAAATTGCCTACTACGACACGTGCCCAATGTCACTGCTTCCGCTCATGCTCTGCTGTGTGCATCATGTGCCTTTTCCTAGTTTTCACAAATATGGTGAGGAgctgaagctcattggttgaactcaaattgctagggggctggctCAAATGAGAGAAATTTTAGGAAAAATGGCGACGCACAGCTTCAAGAAAAAGTTGCTTTCAAAGTAGGGATTTCGTGGCTAATTGAGAAGACAGTAATTCTGAACTACACTGACACATCCAACCCAAAGCGGGTGGTTTAAAACAAATACTTAGTAGTTGCCAAAGgtccggagcatgtctttaaccATTCAAATGTTGGTCTGGTTATTTCTGTTTGTAAAATGTTTCAACattattttttctattttttattttcaacAAAGATGGTGCTATGTATTTACCATTCCTATTACTGATAGCCATTTTGCAATCATTTACAGTCAAATGACTTGACTTATGCCATGACGTAACTAGGACATCAGGATGAGAAGTAGACTCCATTGTAATGTCCATGTGCCTAACTGCTTATGTGTATAGAGAAGGCAATTCCATTTTGATCTGTCTAAATCAAAGCTTTGAAACGCTTAGCTTTGATTCTTTGGCTACAAGGCATTTGAGTGATGTAGCATTAGTTTATTTTGTTGGAATGTCAGTATTAGAAGATCCTGCCAATGTTCCATTTGCATTACTTAAACTGTTTTAGACAAGTTCAAGGATGGAGAATGTGAGCTAAATGAAATTCACGGTGACTAAGATCTGTGTCTTTTCTCTTTGTAAGGCCATGTTGATttgttgtgtttgtgttttatAGCATATGTACGACCAGTAAACACACTAGAACCTTTCTCTTGGCCGGAGCACTGTAACAACTAGTAGGGCATTGTAGCCAGATCCAAATTTATTTTAAGTTTTTATATCTAACATTTTATAGAGATAATTCAATAGCTCTGAGGCAGTCTACTCAAACCTGATCGGGGCAGAATAGAGGACATTACTTTTAGTATTAGCTTTGTCATGTGGGAGAAAATGGACAGTGAGGTTTGCAGTTTGTTCTGTTTGCATACAAATGTTCTGTTTCACATACTTGAAGTTTGACAAGCTGCAGTCTCTGCCACCCTGAAGAACGCAACTTCTTTCTTTTTGGGGGAAAACATTGTTTAATCTATCTAGTATGCGGACTGATTCAATAAAACCAACCCAATTGAAAACAGCTCCTACCTACGGg encodes:
- the LOC135523602 gene encoding peripheral myelin protein 22-like encodes the protein MLLLLLGIVILHAAALVLLFVSTIVSAWTTGSTSSSDLWNNCSTINGGYHCDPAYTGEWIQAVQALMILSIIFSFISLFLFFCQLFTLQKGGRFFVTGVFQILASLFVMSGAVIYTVMSPNWVPVSEAFGWAYILAWVAFPLALISGLIYVILRKRE